The DNA segment TTATCAACTTGATACACAGCCACAGGATCTGTCGAATGCACGCTGCTACTCACCTTGGTGTTAGTCCATCCTGAGCCAATGTGGACAGTCCCAGAGACATCTGTAAAATTCAAAGTGTACTGCCCACCAGCAAATGTACTAACAGGGCTTAGTTGGCTGAGGTTCTTGAAGTCTGCTAGAGAGTAATAGTGTGCCAAGGCATGGAAAAGGAGGAGGGATTTGAGTTGGTCTTCAGTGAGGTTGGATAGAGAAGGCTTTTTAAGAGATTTGAAGGCATCATCTTTAGGCACAAAGATGGTAATTCCTTCTTCAGTATCATTGGCTTGGTGTTGGAAGGTCTCAATGACTTTGGTGGACACAAGGTAGTTAAGGAAGGTGTGGAATGGACCAGCTACTGAGAGTAAATCAGTAAGGTTCACATATGGTGGTGCCGGTGCTGGGGCAGGAGATGGACTCAGTGAGGGAGATCCAACCATTTGAGCATAGGCTGATGAAGAGCAGAAAAGCACCAGAGCACAGATAACCATGAAAATCCTGGCCATTTTTTCTTGTATACAAATTTAATGTATCTTTTACAGTGACCAGACTCTCCAAATTCCTGCAAGAACCAAAACCCATCCACGGTTAGATCCAAACCTGTCAACACAAACCCGTCAGTTAAAATCCAACAAGCAGCACACAGTGTGAGTTGAGAAACCCCTAAATTTCCCccaattttgaaattccatttcCAAAGTCTGATCaaaatcctatttttttccCCTCCCCACTGCACTAGAAAGAGTTTTCTTTTTCAGAAACCCAACCCACCAAATCTCTGcaagaatcaaataaaaaaagaaaaaagaaaaagaacacaaTCAGCATCATGAATAGTAAACCAAAGGGAAAAATAGATCTTGATGGACTCGTTCCAACAAAAAGCAAGTCAAAATAAGGAAGCTCATTGCCATCAGAGAGAGAACATTTAATAATACAGTAAATCAGTGACAAAGATGAGAAGGAAAACGAGACTGAAATGTGAAGACTATGAAACCATGAATTGCAAGCAAAAATCAGTTGAAAGGTGACTCATTTCCTGGTCTGGGAATTTCCCCACAAACCCAACTTGTTAAAACCCCCACACCACCGGCAAAACCAGATCAAACTCCCATCTCTGCAAGCATCCCATATTTTTCTCCACAATGTGTTTGCTTCCCCCATTTTCCCACACCAGAGGTTTCCCAAGAAAACCCAGCCCGCAAAACCTCTAAAACAGCAAGAAAATGCAGCTACAAAGTAAACAGATCCAGATCAACTCACCCAAAACCCACACTcagggaaaaaagagaaaatacccatcaacaaaaaagaacaaacaaacaaacaaaaaatcacCAAAGCCCCTCAACATTATCCAAGAGCAGCACACAAAATCATAGGGAAGAGGCTGAAGAACGCTAACCTGACTAAGAGGAATTCAGAGAGAAGTGGTGGTGGAGGATGATAATGCAATGGAGAGCGAATCGTGGTGGGCAGACTATATAAAGATGGATTTATTAGGAGGATAACACTATTGAGTGGGGGTGTTGGCAGCTGGTGAAGGGAAAAAGGTGGAGTAGTAGGTACAAATTACATGGGTGCACTTCTAACCTTGGATGGTTCTTCTGCCTTAAGGTGAAATAAACTATACTTTATTCCAAAAGACTTTTTCAGGAAGAGAAGCCATGTATTGTAGGGTGAGATTTCCAAATCGACTTCccaactaattatttttttatattcttgagACACCACCCTTGCACTCTACCCTACCATTATCACCATCTCTTCACTCATTTTCTCATGTTCTCATCTCTTGACCATTTCCATTTTGTTGGGTAAGTACTCAAAATGCGCTTTGCCGATGATCATATCAAGTGGGTATATGACAAAATATCAATACAAAAATGCTACACTGGTCAAGATTCATAATTTGGAGTATTTTATGGGTTTTTTAAAGTGGGTATATAGCAAATTAGCCATACAAATACTCACAATGGGTTGCCCTATTCATTAGGATCCTCTTTCATACTTACCTACCATAGGCCCACTCCATTTTGAGCTAACACCTATTTTGTAACTAAGCCTAGTCATTTACATTAATGTTGAATTGAATAGGCATGACATAAAGCCAACTTGATCTTTCCTTATGATGGAAATCTAAATAAAggtataaaaaattttactcctaatttcatgaaaaaaaaaatgtcgcATGCTTGTCTTATATAATTCAgtaacttaaagtgatttaataattttaaaacggGTTTTGTTATGATATCGTTCAATTTATATTACaaaaatgtaattaattagatcatatcatttatatattttaaattatattattttacattttaatcttattattttatatttaattccatttatttatatttgtatctAACAATCGAAATTTCactttacatttttaattatttgaattatatttttttggtttgatttagaaccttaaaattttctttaagaaaattaaacCATAAAAATTTGTCAATTTCTATCATATGATTCAAGTGACCTACAAATTATGGAAGAGATCTCATGTGACTCAAATTTATCGTTTGAATATTATTTGTGTTTTTGAAAATGTAGTGATGAGGAATTGATAGAATGGTAAAAAATATATGACCCAACTTGGAGGTGAACTCAACCAGTGATCTAAAATCTCACGATACGGTAGCCgagaaggagaaggaggcaAAATATCGAGATGATTAAGGGGCTAGTAAATCAATGGTTAAATGAAGTTGAAAATCTCGTGGGTTGAGGGGGTGGGCCATGGGTGGTGGACCCAACCATGCTATTTGGTCCAACAAGGATTGGGCTGTTGGGCTGTTGTGCTGTCGCTCCCACCAGAAGCCAACTGCGTTCAATGATTTGGCAAACGTGCGCACCCCCATTTTAAATAACTACGCTCTACGTTTATGTTAGCTTCAATCCCTGTGCCCAGTGCCCTCTCATCCCAGGCTGTTTCAACAACCGCGTCTCAGAACGACACCGTTTTCCAGGTGTCCCCGCCGACACACCCTTGCACCACCAACCCCACCACCCCCTATGAGTATGAGACAAGCCGACGAATATTCAGCTAGGCTTGTCATTCCATTGTTATTccgaattatttgaaaatcatgaaaaaacaaaaataaatatgaaacttttttctcaatttccttcaaattgagaacaaaaaaatttgtaattattttccaaaataattcttaaaaatgatttttaataacaGTTTTTGAAGACACGTGTACTTTTGTAGAATTAAAGTCTATCTCATAtcctaaaacatttttaaacatgttttaaaaataatttttatatttatagttttagtttttatcataatatatatttgtctaattattttttaaataaatttaaaaaataaaaatattttttgaaaacactctattttatattttttaaaataaaaaacttgaaaatagtTATCGAACACGTCTTAGAGTATCTCTTTcaggaaattttttaaaaataattttcccaaaaagttatataaaatattttttatacttttaaaaataaaattctattttaaaacttgaaatgtattttatttatattttcatggttctaaatatttttaaaaataaattatatccctaaaataatatttaaagatTTAGTAGTTGGTGTataaagaaaaggcttgagATCGGGGGGAGATCGAAAGTATGAAAGATTAATAGGAACGTGGTGGTGGGGTTAGTCTATTAAGTAACCataattaacataattaaatGGAAATTGACTTTGACAATTAAGAT comes from the Vitis vinifera cultivar Pinot Noir 40024 chromosome 12, ASM3070453v1 genome and includes:
- the LOC100256792 gene encoding fasciclin-like arabinogalactan protein 7, translating into MARIFMVICALVLFCSSSAYAQMVGSPSLSPSPAPAPAPPYVNLTDLLSVAGPFHTFLNYLVSTKVIETFQHQANDTEEGITIFVPKDDAFKSLKKPSLSNLTEDQLKSLLLFHALAHYYSLADFKNLSQLSPVSTFAGGQYTLNFTDVSGTVHIGSGWTNTKVSSSVHSTDPVAVYQVDKVLLPEAIFGTDIPPTPAPAPAPDISPAADAPTASDEAGSPRASSTPSSSYRIISLGVWSQMVLAISGGLVLFL